One Magnolia sinica isolate HGM2019 chromosome 2, MsV1, whole genome shotgun sequence genomic window, AAACTAGGTTGCATTtggatgtttgattgaattgaattacaaaaatccgattaaaaaataaaaataaaatcaatcggTAATTGCAAAATTGCAATTAGGATCATCTCCAAGTCGAACCACAGGTGGAGTCACCCACATTGGTCATTTCTTCTATATTCAATTATGAATTGGGTTACAAcagttcaattgagcatccaaacatgtCGTTAGTCCTCATCTTGGTTTCCGCTAATGATCCTAGAAATGTTTGACTCACATGTTCACTAGGAATTTGTTAAGTGTATGAACATAAAAAACCTGCCCACTAGTAAAACACAATTAAAAATGTCGTAAAAAGGTGAGAACATTACATTCAGTACGATAGGGTGGTGGGAAGAACTGCAGATAGCAAAATGTAGCCACTGAGATGCCTGCATGCAATTCATTCTAGGAGAACAGTTAATTTTCAATTaatgaaaataaaggaaatttcACTGATCCATGTTATGACAAACCTATAAGACCTCCGGCAAACACATCCTGCCAATGGTGCCAATAGTCGTCCACTCGAGAAATTCCAACGAGAGCTGCAACTAGCAGAGGAAGAAATATGATGCAAAGTTTCCCCACGTGTCCCTTACGATCAAATGCTTTTATTTTCCCAGATAAGTATAATGCAAGAAAACCAAGACCTGCAAAGGACCCTGCATGATGAATGTTCGCGTTTTCAAAGTCATTATCTTCCTAAGATGATGAGCATAAATTGAAGGTGGCTGCAGCCAGACATATTTTGGATCCAACTTATACGGGAAGACGACCATCGATGGTGCAAAATATATTCTATGAAAACCTCATGCTGCAGTATATTATACAAAGGTTATCTGGATCTCTGGTCGCTCTGGTTTGTGGGATGGGAATTGGTACGCAGTATGCTATTCTCTCCCATATGGCATGTGCTAGGGGTATGAACATGTGGATCACTCAGTTCATACACTATCGTAGTGACAAATCTCGTTCTTGGCAATTTCTCAGCATGGAAATTTCTTCGGAGTTTTCTAATTTTGAGGTCTTTCTCAGgatattatcaggaaaatctAACAGAAAATAaagatatttaaaaatatttattgtaaattattgttttgaaaggtatatttattgtaaattattaaataaatgtaaaattaaaatatatttatacaACAAATTCCTTAATGTTTTCACTAGTTTTCGTgttaatatcatgatattatcgtgACAAAACGCAATAGTTTAAAATCTACCGAGATTGAATATATTGCGATAATATCACGATAATATTGTTTAGTGAATTTCTCAGGATATTATCATGAGAGTTTCAAAATCTCAGGGATATTTGTCACACTGCCAAGTATATCCAATAtagttaaaatacaaatttatgttgtaatttatatatgaaatgatgaatgtaatTATCGATCCCACATGCATAGTTCTATATTATAAGCATGCTATTGCACAAATCAAAGTATAAATGCCTACTTTTAACAATAAATTTACATTAAAACTTAACCAACACTAAGAGTATAGAGTCGACcacaattagttgggatgaggctttgatgatgatgatgatgacactaAAAGTATGGAACCATAATTTTGGGTCGGTAAAAATAATGATCAGGATTGCAAATGACCCATGATCTAGACTGTGATTCGGAACAGAAAACATAGGGGGATTGACGACTTAGGTAACACTGTAAAAGTGAAGTGCTCATTGGGATTCAATTACACCATATAAATAATTCTGCATAGTTTTTCCAAGCCGCTTACATGAAGTATGACCACTTGGAAAACTCTTATGTCCTTCCTTGATAACCTTTTCATCTCCGTGGCAAATGACATTGCTTGTGATATTATCATACAGCTGAGAAAATTGGAGATTGAGAATGCTGAATGAGAAATATATCGAAATTAAAGAAACTCGAACCGAAATGTAGCGATAAGAGAGAAGTAGAGCAAATCTGATGAACCTACAGCATTTCCATCAGGAAAACAACGCCAAAAAAAGTCTGGTCGAGGCCTACCAACAGCATCCTTGATTGCATCCGTTATGACCCCCGTTATCAGTACAGAAAATAAGAGGCCTGTTCTTGCTTGCAAAATATATTCATGTCATCAGCTCAAAATTTTTGAATTGTTCCTTCCTTTAACAAAAAGTAGGGTAAGACTATTGTGTGTTTTCCAACACTACTTAAGCAGTTGTGACTTTTCCACCATATACTTGGCATAAATACACGACAGTGCAGACCGCCCAGATCATGGGTTCCTATGAGGATATAGAATATCCCGAAGATGACATTGATTGGATGAACTCACCCTTCATTTGGTTGCCAATGAATACACTGTTAAAAAAGAAATGGTCCATGGCAAAATCCAACAGCATGTATCAGATCATTAAGATCATCTATCCATTTGTCAGACATCACATTGATGGCTAAACAAATGCCCGATCTGGATTGACGGATGtgtgtatgccatgtgtacagtggATGAGTCGCCCCCATTTTAAACGATGGAAAATGTACAGGGTATTATTATATCCCCTATTTATAACAAGGTTATGGAGATAAAAGAAGGCTCTACCTAGTATGGCGTGGTGCAGATCATAGACATCTCTCCTACGAAAGTAGATGGCTATGACAATAGCAAAGGGCAACAAAATTGCAATCATCTGATTATCATGACAGGAAaatagagagaagaagaagaagaaagaatcatCAATGGCATTATTTAACAAGACCACAAAACATACAAGGAACCTAATTTGTTTGAAATGATAACAAAATCAATGCAAATACAAAGTGAGAGAAACCTACCGGAACAGCCCAAAATGGGACTGTGTTATCTTTTAGGGGATACATGAAGTCGGAGATCATGTCCTTCCCAACGTAGCGATAGAATGGGCGGATGACATTCAAAATGACATCTATAATGATAAGAAGTAAGagtataatccagtcatgcatatgTGTCCTTGCGACTTTGATTCCATGGGATTTTACAGTATGCGCACCCAACTGAATCTCCCTCATTTTCTACTGTTAGAACATGAAACCAAAACAAACAAAAGTCAAAGGTGGCATATCCTTCCACCCAAAGAACCTACTTACAAGAACTAATACTGCAGCAGTTCCATGGGATGGTGGATTCAAAAAGATACTAATGCTATTTAAGCTTTATAATGAACAATGACAATGCAATCTCTATGAATTCAAAAATCTCAAGGTTGATGAAGCTAATTAATGATAATTTCCAGGGAGCTGATTCAGTGCCTCCGAAGCAAGGATTGCTGACTCATCTGAGTCCTATCCAGTTCGGTACCACGAGTCAAACCTCTGATTCAGCCCGACTCAGATGAATCACCCTCTGACTTGCCCAAGTCCTGACTTGATTCAGGACTGTACAAGTGGGTTGAAGCTGCTGAGTCAAAAAGCCATGCTCCGAAGGCACACGAAGGTCATGGTGCCTTCATGCCATTGCTGCATGAGTGGCATACATGGGTGAGATCATAATCATTCATCCAGTAGGTCCAATGGTGAATAGACCAACAGCAAAGAATCACAATGTTTAGCTG contains:
- the LOC131237583 gene encoding lipid phosphate phosphatase 2-like isoform X1; this translates as MREIQLGAHTVKSHGIKVARTHMHDWIILLLLIIIDVILNVIRPFYRYVGKDMISDFMYPLKDNTVPFWAVPMIAILLPFAIVIAIYFRRRDVYDLHHAILGLLFSVLITGVITDAIKDAVGRPRPDFFWRCFPDGNALYDNITSNVICHGDEKVIKEGHKSFPSGHTSWSFAGLGFLALYLSGKIKAFDRKGHVGKLCIIFLPLLVAALVGISRVDDYWHHWQDVFAGGLIGISVATFCYLQFFPPPYRTECWGPYAYFQTLEESRASAQPTNNINAFNVQPMEVESAYQRAEQSRYMGSSRAQNASILEDEMEAGRK
- the LOC131237583 gene encoding lipid phosphate phosphatase 2-like isoform X2; the protein is MREIQLGAHTVKSHGIKVARTHMHDWIILLLLIIIDVILNVIRPFYRYVGKDMISDFMYPLKDNTVPFWAVPMIAILLPFAIVIAIYFRRRDVYDLHHAILGLLFSVLITGVITDAIKDAVGRPRPDFFWRCFPDGNALYDNITSNVICHGDEKVIKEGHKSFPSGHTSCLGFLALYLSGKIKAFDRKGHVGKLCIIFLPLLVAALVGISRVDDYWHHWQDVFAGGLIGISVATFCYLQFFPPPYRTECWGPYAYFQTLEESRASAQPTNNINAFNVQPMEVESAYQRAEQSRYMGSSRAQNASILEDEMEAGRK